From a single Vibrio sp. BS-M-Sm-2 genomic region:
- a CDS encoding TIGR02808 family protein: MSTLESVIWHILGYSAMPVIILGGFAGVAAVSLWILSMGKDKEID, translated from the coding sequence ATGAGTACTTTAGAAAGCGTAATTTGGCACATCCTAGGTTACAGCGCTATGCCAGTTATCATTCTTGGCGGCTTCGCAGGTGTTGCAGCCGTATCTCTTTGGATTTTATCTATGGGTAAAGACAAAGAAATCGATTAA
- a CDS encoding NapC/NirT family cytochrome c yields MIKLLKAFWKRLATPSKAAVGVVLFLGFSGGLLFWGAFNTGMEATNTEEFCSGCHAPIVAEIQETIHYSNRSGVRAICSDCHVPHEWTDKIVRKVQASKELYAHFIAKTINTEEKFKARRAHLAEREWARLKKNDSLECRNCHQFDYMDFSEQSPRSAKQHSTALASGEKTCVDCHKGIAHKLPDMHGVEGWQ; encoded by the coding sequence ATGATAAAATTACTTAAAGCGTTTTGGAAAAGACTCGCGACACCAAGTAAAGCAGCTGTAGGCGTTGTTTTGTTCTTGGGTTTCTCGGGTGGTCTTTTGTTCTGGGGTGCATTCAACACGGGTATGGAGGCAACTAACACGGAAGAGTTCTGTTCTGGCTGTCACGCACCTATCGTTGCTGAAATCCAAGAGACAATTCACTACTCTAACCGTTCTGGTGTTCGTGCTATCTGTTCAGACTGTCACGTACCTCATGAATGGACAGATAAAATTGTTCGTAAGGTTCAAGCATCTAAAGAGCTATACGCACACTTTATTGCGAAAACCATCAATACTGAAGAAAAGTTCAAAGCACGTCGTGCTCACCTAGCGGAACGCGAATGGGCTCGATTGAAAAAGAACGATTCACTTGAGTGTCGTAACTGTCACCAGTTCGATTACATGGACTTCTCAGAGCAGAGCCCTCGTAGCGCGAAACAACACTCGACTGCGCTAGCTTCTGGTGAAAAAACTTGTGTAGACTGTCACAAAGGTATTGCACACAAACTACCAGACATGCACGGCGTTGAAGGCTGGCAATAA
- a CDS encoding nitrate reductase cytochrome c-type subunit, whose amino-acid sequence MKKLITALLSAGLLLAGAAQAELDNPGGIGGVESLRGASELEATRAADDFKKFPRDQVLESDYVYQPPLVPHTIRSYEVSLNANKCLSCHSWKNAKEMGATKVSVTHYMNREDAVLADVSPRRYFCLQCHVPQANAKPLVENEFKPVDSLR is encoded by the coding sequence ATGAAAAAACTGATTACTGCTCTACTATCAGCTGGTCTTTTGCTAGCTGGTGCAGCTCAAGCTGAACTGGATAACCCAGGCGGCATTGGTGGCGTAGAATCTCTACGTGGTGCAAGTGAACTTGAAGCAACTCGCGCAGCAGATGACTTCAAAAAGTTCCCTCGTGACCAAGTACTTGAGAGTGACTACGTATACCAACCACCTCTAGTGCCTCATACTATTCGTAGCTATGAAGTTTCTCTTAACGCTAACAAGTGTCTTTCTTGCCACAGCTGGAAAAACGCAAAAGAAATGGGTGCTACTAAAGTGAGTGTAACTCACTACATGAACCGTGAAGATGCGGTACTTGCAGACGTATCACCTCGTCGTTACTTCTGTCTACAGTGTCACGTACCTCAAGCTAATGCTAAGCCGCTAGTTGAGAACGAGTTCAAACCTGTAGATTCACTGCGTTAA
- the napA gene encoding periplasmic nitrate reductase subunit alpha has protein sequence MKMTRRAFVKANAAASAAAVAGVTLPATATNLIASSDQTKITWDKAPCRFCGTGCSVLVGTQNGKVVATQGDPEAPVNKGLNCIKGYFLSKIMYGKDRLEQPLLRMKDGEFHKDGDFAPVSWDKAFDVMAEKWKASLKKNGPTGVGMFGSGQWTVMEGYAAVKMMKAGFRSNNIDPNARHCMASAVGAFMRTFGIDEPMGCYDDFEHADAFVLWGSNMAEMHPVLWTRITDRRLSHPHVQVNVLSTYYHRSFELADTGYIFNPQSDLAIANFIANYIIQNDAVNWDFVNKHTNFKQATTDIGYGLRDDDPLQKAAANPNSGAMTAISFEDYKASVAEYTVEKASEMSGVSEENLIKLAKQYADPNIKVMSLWTMGMNQHTRGVWMNSLVYNIHLLTGKISTPGNSPFSLTGQPSACGTAREVGTFSHRLPADMVVANPKHRKIAEDIWKLPEGTIPAKPGKHAVAQDRALKDGTINAYWVMCNNNMQAGPNINTERLPGYRNPDNFIVCSDPYPTATAQAADLILPTAMWIEKEGAYGNAERRTQAWYQQVKTVGEAKSDLWQIMEFSKRFTIEEVWGEELVAKMPEYRGKTMYDVLYKNGNVDAFPLSEAQELNDDAQAQGFYVQKGLFEEYAAFGRDHGHDLAPYDTYHKVRGLRWPVVDGKETLWRFKEGSDPYAKKGSGWDFYGKPDGKALIINAPYEAPPEVPNEEYDMWLCTGRVLEHWHTGTMTRRVPELYKAVPDALCYIHPADAKARGLRRGDEVLIENKRGEVRVRVETRGRNRPPQGLVFVPFFDARILINKLILDATDPLSKQTDYKKCPVKITKVA, from the coding sequence ATGAAAATGACAAGACGTGCGTTTGTGAAAGCAAACGCAGCTGCATCAGCGGCAGCCGTTGCAGGTGTGACACTACCGGCAACAGCAACCAATCTGATTGCTAGCTCTGATCAAACAAAAATCACGTGGGATAAAGCGCCTTGTCGTTTTTGTGGTACGGGCTGTTCGGTACTAGTAGGTACTCAAAACGGCAAAGTGGTTGCGACTCAAGGCGACCCAGAAGCACCGGTAAACAAAGGCCTTAACTGTATCAAAGGCTACTTCCTTTCAAAAATCATGTACGGCAAAGACCGTCTAGAACAGCCTCTTCTTCGTATGAAAGATGGCGAGTTCCATAAAGATGGTGATTTCGCACCAGTATCTTGGGACAAAGCGTTCGACGTGATGGCTGAGAAATGGAAAGCATCTCTTAAGAAGAACGGCCCAACAGGTGTTGGTATGTTCGGTTCTGGTCAGTGGACAGTAATGGAAGGCTACGCAGCCGTTAAGATGATGAAAGCGGGTTTCCGTTCAAACAACATCGATCCAAACGCTCGTCACTGTATGGCTTCTGCGGTAGGTGCATTCATGCGTACCTTCGGTATCGATGAGCCAATGGGTTGTTACGATGACTTTGAACACGCAGACGCATTTGTACTGTGGGGTTCAAACATGGCAGAAATGCACCCAGTACTATGGACTCGTATTACAGACCGTCGCCTAAGCCACCCACACGTTCAAGTAAACGTACTGTCTACTTACTACCACCGTTCTTTTGAGCTTGCAGACACTGGTTACATCTTCAACCCTCAGTCTGACCTTGCGATTGCAAACTTCATCGCAAACTACATCATCCAAAACGATGCAGTTAACTGGGACTTCGTGAACAAACACACGAACTTCAAGCAAGCAACAACAGACATCGGTTACGGACTTCGTGATGATGATCCTCTACAGAAAGCAGCAGCAAACCCTAACTCAGGCGCAATGACTGCAATCTCTTTCGAAGATTACAAAGCATCGGTTGCTGAGTACACAGTAGAAAAAGCATCTGAAATGTCAGGCGTATCTGAAGAGAACCTGATCAAGCTTGCTAAGCAATACGCGGATCCAAACATCAAAGTGATGTCTCTATGGACAATGGGTATGAACCAACATACTCGTGGTGTATGGATGAACAGCCTTGTGTACAACATCCACCTTCTAACAGGTAAGATTTCTACTCCAGGTAACAGCCCATTCTCACTAACTGGCCAGCCATCTGCGTGTGGTACAGCTCGTGAAGTAGGTACGTTCTCTCACCGTCTACCTGCAGATATGGTGGTTGCTAACCCTAAACACCGTAAGATTGCAGAAGACATCTGGAAACTTCCAGAAGGCACTATCCCAGCAAAACCTGGTAAACACGCTGTTGCTCAAGACCGAGCATTGAAAGACGGTACGATCAACGCTTACTGGGTAATGTGTAACAACAACATGCAAGCTGGTCCAAACATCAACACTGAGCGTCTACCTGGTTACCGTAACCCAGACAACTTCATTGTTTGTTCAGACCCGTACCCAACAGCAACAGCTCAAGCTGCTGACCTTATCCTTCCTACCGCAATGTGGATTGAGAAAGAAGGTGCTTACGGTAACGCTGAGCGTCGTACACAAGCTTGGTACCAACAAGTGAAAACGGTAGGTGAAGCTAAGTCTGACCTATGGCAAATCATGGAGTTCTCTAAGCGCTTCACTATTGAAGAAGTTTGGGGGGAAGAACTGGTTGCGAAAATGCCTGAGTACCGTGGCAAAACCATGTACGACGTGCTTTACAAAAACGGCAATGTTGATGCGTTCCCTCTGTCTGAAGCTCAAGAGCTTAACGACGATGCACAAGCACAAGGTTTCTACGTTCAAAAAGGTCTATTCGAAGAGTACGCTGCATTTGGTCGCGACCACGGTCACGATTTAGCACCATACGATACTTATCACAAAGTACGCGGCCTACGTTGGCCAGTTGTTGACGGTAAAGAAACACTATGGCGCTTTAAAGAAGGTTCAGATCCATACGCTAAGAAAGGCTCTGGCTGGGACTTCTACGGAAAACCAGATGGTAAAGCGCTGATCATCAATGCTCCATATGAAGCTCCACCAGAAGTACCAAACGAAGAATACGATATGTGGCTATGTACAGGCCGTGTTCTTGAGCACTGGCATACAGGTACTATGACTCGTCGTGTACCAGAGCTTTACAAAGCAGTACCGGATGCACTTTGTTACATCCACCCTGCTGACGCTAAAGCTCGTGGTCTTCGCCGTGGTGATGAAGTTCTTATCGAAAACAAACGTGGTGAAGTTCGTGTGCGTGTTGAAACTCGCGGCCGTAACCGTCCACCACAAGGCTTGGTATTCGTACCATTCTTTGATGCAAGAATTCTGATCAACAAGTTGATCTTGGATGCAACGGATCCTCTGTCTAAACAGACGGACTACAAGAAGTGTCCAGTTAAGATCACTAAAGTCGCTTAA
- a CDS encoding chaperone NapD has protein sequence MALNEVHISSLVVHVSPEHLNDIKAEIEQFDNAEIYGDSPEGKIIVVLETENQGFVTDTIEAINNIKNVLGTALVYHQIETGLEETDLETGSNNSQLEGEV, from the coding sequence TAAATGAAGTGCATATATCAAGTTTAGTCGTGCATGTGAGCCCAGAGCATCTCAATGACATCAAAGCAGAGATCGAGCAATTCGATAACGCTGAGATCTACGGAGATAGCCCTGAAGGCAAAATCATCGTGGTCCTAGAAACCGAAAACCAAGGTTTTGTAACGGACACCATCGAAGCAATAAACAACATTAAGAACGTTTTAGGGACAGCTTTGGTTTATCACCAAATCGAAACTGGACTAGAAGAAACGGATTTAGAAACTGGAAGCAACAATTCTCAACTTGAGGGTGAAGTATGA